In Lineus longissimus chromosome 5, tnLinLong1.2, whole genome shotgun sequence, the genomic stretch TTCAAACTTGACTGTTTTACTTTACAATCAAGCTTGGCTGATAGttccatttttattttttcacccaaGTATCTTGCCTGATATTCCTCCTATTTTCATATGCTATGGATGTGCAGGGATCCTTTTTTTGATAGAATGGGTACAGTGATATTTGCCAGTAGATAAATAATTGAATTAAACTGTCCACTAACgaatttgccattttggatgGACTTGTTTGAATTTGAGTCATCTGTCCACCCATTCACAAAAAGGGTCTGCTGGAGAGCTATTTAACCTTATAAATAATGTgtgcatttatttatttctagATTGTTGCTCATAATATATTCTTGTCAGTTAATCATTATAATTAGTCGAAATGCGTGTGGCTGCCTGTTTAGCACTTAGATTTTTTTGCATTATGTATCACATGCACAGATTTTGAAGAGTTCACTTTCTAATACTGGCCAACCATCCCCTTTCCTGAGGCAACTTTCCCCTTTTGTTTATTACCAATGGTGATATCAGTTTCTGGCAATCTGTACATTATGTGTGTCTAACCTTCCTTGCCTGATGATGCTTTGCATTTTCACGTTTTATACACAGTTTATTTAGATTAGTTTATTTGTTTTGAGTGTGCATAATTTGTATAGGTTATAACTTTTACACAGCGATTAAATTtatgtacattatgtatttAAGTTTGCGAAATAAATTTTCATAAATCACATATCGATTTATTCAGTGCATGAGACTagatcaggacccttctgccttggTTTAGTCTCTTTTTTTCCACtgtcctcttgaagacaagccaGGATGTACCATGATGAATTGGGACAgtgaaatatttttacaatagtGAGCAATTGGTAAACTCCGATTTTACCGTTGTGAATCTGAGGTCTTTTTCATAAGAACAAGGAGGATGCTGCATCACTCAATTCAGCACTTCAGCGAGTCTTGCATGATGTTTTCCAGGAATACGTTGACGAGTGCAGGGGAAAGGAGACagaccgtcgtcgtcgtctgtcgtcatcgtcgtcgtcgtcgccgtcgccatcgccatcacttttttttttcctcaaaatgaaacaacatcaccaaaaactgctgtcccaaagtttttttgattttgaaatttttgaaaaattttcaactgccTGAGTGATGAacaaatttctaagtacaaaaaaatttttcacttttttttgctcaaaatgaaccaacatcaccaactcGGACTGCCGTTCTGAAGAAGTCGCCGAGTTGGTTGTACAGTTCTTTGATTATTCTGACCAGGGGTTTATCGATGTTGTAATCCCTCATGACCTTCCAAAGGCCCTCATGCCACACGCTGTCAAAACCCTTCTTAGTGAAATCAATGACGTTGTGATGTAGTTCCTTCTGGTGGTCCAGGTATTTTTCAACTAACAATCTGATGTTGAAGATTTGTTTGGTTGTGCTTCTTCCACTCTTGAAGCCGGCCTGTTCCTCTGATGGTATCTCCTCGACTTTTGGGTTTGAGTCTGCTGAGGATATGATACGTAACATGACCTTGCTGGGGTGGCTGATGAGACTTATGGTGCGGTAGTATTGGCACAAGCGCAGGTTACCCTTCTTGGGTAGTGAGATGATGAGGGATTGTGTCCATTTCTTCGATCTTTCCTTTTGTTCCCAAATCTTCTGGCAAAGTGCGGTCATGACCTTCACCAGTGCAGGGTCACCGTGTTTCAGGAGTTCACCGGGGATGTTGTCCGGTCAGGGAGATTTCCCTTTTTCAAGGTTCGGATAGCTTCCTTGACCTCCTGAGGAAGGATCTGGTTGTCAACTGCTGTCTTTTGGTTGTTGTTGAGAATGAAAATTTCTGCCTTATGAAAAGGATGTACCTTTTcttctcaaaattaaccccctctgtgtggaATTGTTGCCTCAATTGTACTTAAAAAGTACGttcctttttcacatctttgGAGCACAGAAGCAAATAGTGGAAAAATGTCTAGCTGGTTCTGAGGAAAGGATCTATAAAGGAACATAGAGACGTTGTAACAACCTATCTCTCTTGCACTGCCTTTACTATGCAGGATGTCTCAAAAAAGTAGGGAAGAGGAGCAACGCTTATATCCAAGAAGTCTGAATGACAAGGGAATGTTCATAGGCGTTTTGGCCGCTAGTATCCTGTGATAGCATGTCACAAtaagaaaatcaatattttcttaTCCTATGCTTGAAACCATGACGAATGTAACATCGTAATCTTCAATGAATATGGACAATGCCGTAATAATATTCAGCGCATTTTATTGATAATTATTCATACACAAACTTTATGGTAGTTAACAACTAATATGACACAGGTTTATCATAAAAATATCTGGACATTATCAAGGTGATAATAGCTTTAGTTTAAatacgtacatttgtatttacAGGGGCACCTTTCATTGAAAGTTGGCAACAAACTTTGAAAGTTTCAACTTTGTTAAGTATTGGTATGACACTGACAGTCACAGAGCAGGTGAAGTCCACTGCAACCCAAAATAATGCTGCCAACTCCCAAATGAAAGGCCCTGATACGGATATGAAGTGactttttatacatgtacaactctgATTCTACAACATGATCACATGACGAGACAACAAAAGCCTATTTTCATGTCAATCAAGGCCAGAATGGTCAACAGGACATACAATTCACTTTCAGCTCCACCAATCTCTCAATTATGCTCAGTCAGGGGGTAGCCCACAGCTGATGGCATGAGAACTCAAATGTATTACAAGCAGGTGTCTCCTCTTACAGTATTTCAGCACCAACAGTCCAGGATACCTCAACCCTCAAGGTGGaagagactggtgaaagagttgACAGCACCAAGGCATCTCTTCATCACCAAGTCAAACAATACCGAGTTCCCTTTCTGTGCATCTTAATCTCCTGGAGACCACTAATCAGGCCCTCTGGCTCCTGCTTTAGTTCCCCTTTAACACCACTCAACCGAGTGCACAGTGACCCTGAGGGTCAAACAGGCTCAGCCCAGAAGTTGTCCATTTATCATCACTAACTGAGCATCACTACTAAATGGCACTGGGGCAAAAGTTTTATTCTACTAGTTCTACTGCATAAAGCAATGGCATTAATGAGCACGGTGGTGTGAATGGAAGAGCATCGCCAAGCGAGTTTATAATAGCATGAGATTATTACAATGGTACATGTCTCTTTATTCGACGTTAAAGGAAGAAAAATAAATGCATCTTGACATCGAACAGAATGAATGATTGAGATTGAATAATGAATCATGCCTTTAGTACAAAATGGTTAGATGGATATTACCTTGAGAACAATATCAGATGAACAATCAAAATGATTCTTGTCCTACATGACAGACTCATAGCAGGTTAGCTATAAAATTTCAAGACATCTGGTCGGCCCTAATGCAATTCTTATCAAAGAAAAGAACTTCAAAAGAAAAGAACTTCAGCAGCCTAAATCGAACAGAAAACAACCTGGTTTTACCAGAATAACTCCAAGTTACACCACAAACCTAAAAAGAATGGCCCCATACAAGTCTAAATCACCTAATGTTCACAAATAAATCAGAAGAAGTTTTACTCGAAGCTCAGATCTCTGCCTCACAATGGACAACTCATACGTCCATATCAAAATATAACTATCATGGCACTTGCATATATTTAAGGCGATTTCCGCTATTAAAAAGAATACTGTGAAAGAGACTAAAATCGTTTACTGTGTTCACTACCATAGTCAAGTCAACTGACGACCTAACTTATCCAACAGGATCACTTCAAAAATGTTTGGTGTAGTTCCAGGCGGTGACCATCGGTTACCTCAACTTTTTTCTGCCCGCCAGCTGTGCAACAGAGAAATGCTTGGATGTTCACAATGTACCGGGGTACTACAAAACCACTCATTTGTTGAGATAAGAATTTTTTGGCTGTAATATATAATCATCTGTGAGAATTTCATGACTTAAGGAAAGCTCAGCGATTTGGAAAAGCTTTCGAAGGAATTGTCACTTCCAAGATAACCCAAGATTGGCACTTCACAGAACTTTTTTGAAACGTGCTGTGCGCAGTTCCGACGGCAATTAATCATCCACTTCCATTTGTCAAGATTTCTTGTGAGCGTCTTTCCGAGAAATCTCCTGGAGTGCTTTCACATATGGTAGGACATTGTCAGATATTTCAATCAGTTTGTTTTCTATGTATTCCCGACTATATTTCTCTGTTTCTCCTGGAATGTATCTGTAGTTAACCATCATGCCGAATGCGGCATTCATCCCTCGTTGACTAGGGTCGGCCATCCAATTCAGCTGCCAAACCATCGCCCCGTTCCTCAAATGGAAATTGGCTGGAAAAGATCAGTAGGTTATTAGAAAGAGTTTGTGACATCGATCACTGGAGTCTGATTTTAAGCATGCTTTATCAGGGTTGCACTACCTACCGACGGGATTCAAAGCATATCCTCTCCTCTTCTCAATATACAAATATCGTATACACAGCCTCATTAGTGGCTCCTTCAGCACCTGTACGAGGTCCATCATCTTTAACCAGCTGTGATCCTTGAGAGCCTTGTGCAGACCATCAAGACACGTGTCCTTAGCACTCCCATAGAAAGGTGCCAGGTTCTTCAACTCGGCGGCAGTGAATAACACAGTATGGGCAGATTCCCCAATTTCTACAAAGAAGATGATAGTAACAGTTCAAATTATCAGCAAAGTATAGCAGTATTGGAGTATACTCCTTTCTGAAAAAGGGAAGGTTTGTGCCTACTACTTACAGTAGACCATGGGCAGTAATTCACCTGTGCTGCTATAGATGGGGTTAAATGGGTTCTCATGTAATGTGCTCAGAGGCAAGCTTACAAATAAGTCTGCTCTTAACATCAAGTATAAGTCAATGAAACGTTGCTAGACTTTTGGTAATGAGAAATTTATACAGGCAACTTACGGTTCAAATGCTTCAGCTTCCCCAGCTCGGCAACCAACCAATCTCGGAAGCCCGGTAATGGCGACAAGCTGACGATGTGACGTAACCGTGGAAACTCCTGCATCAGTTCTGAGATGACTCGTGGGATGAGATAGTTGCCAAATTCAATTCCTTGCAGGCCTGGAAGGAGTATCAGGAAGTTTAGAGCTCATAATTGAAAAATGCCCAACTTCTATTCCATCTCAATTTGGGGGGTTTCCATGACAAAACTTTTTTAAACCCTGCATATTGGACAAAAGAATCATCCATCCATGATCCATAGTTCAACTATTCATTTCAAAAACTGTTAAAATGCCTCTCCTCACGTTTCTGAGCATCACGATGCGTCATTCTCTGACCTACCTTTCTGAGTTGATGTAATGGAATAAAAAACAGCCGTAGTAATTCTGCTGGTGTCCTCAAAATGGCCGTTGGACTGCGCTCCAAATTCTGAGAATCCAGCATCGTTGTTTATAAGCGTCTGAAACAAGAAAAATGTCACATGAGTGGTGTATTCAGGCTTTTCCCTTCGAGAACAAGACATGTTTGGAGAACAATTCTAAAAATGTTAGAAAATTTCCGGAAACAATTCCTAGCTgtttgtgaaaatttcatttctGGAACTTTGGTAACGGATGTTGTCAtcagacctacatgtatgtcttatcTTACATTATCAAGGGAAAACTTTCACCCATAACAAGTAGAATCTCCCACCTGTATATTACTTGATATTTCTTGTGTCAAAGCAGTATGCAACACAATCACTGGCTCACTGGACATACGACTTTGAGTAAAGATATAGCACCGTCGGTATGGTCCGAATCTACGCTTGAGATCATCCACACTGCGGATGGGATTTATGGCCTCATATTCAgatatctgaagaaaaaagcaATCATGAACAATCACACCAAAAAGGGGACATTTCttaaggtttttaaaagtgttcCCTATCACTTATTCCATAGTCACACTTTGTTGAGGCTTGAGAGGTTGTTTGCTTCACACAGTGGTATGAAAGCTTTCTTCATCATACTAAGAGTAGCAAAAGCAACTAATGGCATTTTTGGTTTAAACAAGATTCATCTGATGCCTAACTGAAATACATATGTACAATAAATGCAGATATCTTCCTTTATTCTGATATTACCTTTTTGATGACATCTCCCGGAGATTCCCATTGGACTCGAGTTAGCTGAAGGTAGTCCGGTGCAAATAATAAGGCAACCATTTCTTTTAGTACACCACACATTGACTTGAGGTAGTAATGTTCTTGACTGGCATTGATCTGGGACAGGATCACCTGCAATAggaaatatcaaatcatgaaatgggTGTTCAACGGGGTGGGATCGAGTTGGAACACATCTTGCCACAATAAGTCCAATCCCTATTCTAGAGCTTG encodes the following:
- the LOC135487759 gene encoding uncharacterized protein LOC135487759; protein product: MTALCQKIWEQKERSKKWTQSLIISLPKKGNLRLCQYYRTISLISHPSKVMLRIISSADSNPKVEEIPSEEQAGFKSGRSTTKQIFNIRLLVEKYLDHQKELHHNVIDFTKKGFDSVWHEGLWKVMRDYNIDKPLVRIIKELYNQLGDFFRTAVRVGDVGSF
- the LOC135488246 gene encoding malonyl-CoA decarboxylase, mitochondrial-like isoform X2, whose product is MKPSEDNIRQLIAEAYQSLENGSVHTEVKIKEVCSLYSSLTSSEKLLFLHVLGTEFSADHNSVVPLAAQVGAFHDIQDRESEAFLRLEERLKAALTPKYHKLFMQIGRNDGGVKFLVDMRADILVILSQINASQEHYYLKSMCGVLKEMVALLFAPDYLQLTRVQWESPGDVIKKISEYEAINPIRSVDDLKRRFGPYRRCYIFTQSRMSSEPVIVLHTALTQEISSNIQTLINNDAGFSEFGAQSNGHFEDTSRITTAVFYSITSTQKGLQGIEFGNYLIPRVISELMQEFPRLRHIVSLSPLPGFRDWLVAELGKLKHLNQIGESAHTVLFTAAELKNLAPFYGSAKDTCLDGLHKALKDHSWLKMMDLVQVLKEPLMRLCIRYLYIEKRRGYALNPVANFHLRNGAMVWQLNWMADPSQRGMNAAFGMMVNYRYIPGETEKYSREYIENKLIEISDNVLPYVKALQEISRKDAHKKS
- the LOC135488246 gene encoding malonyl-CoA decarboxylase, mitochondrial-like isoform X1, with the translated sequence MPVKRFRGETYLRSPGGEIHLSLTINDDSVSESDDDSLHGRDMKPSEDNIRQLIAEAYQSLENGSVHTEVKIKEVCSLYSSLTSSEKLLFLHVLGTEFSADHNSVVPLAAQVGAFHDIQDRESEAFLRLEERLKAALTPKYHKLFMQIGRNDGGVKFLVDMRADILVILSQINASQEHYYLKSMCGVLKEMVALLFAPDYLQLTRVQWESPGDVIKKISEYEAINPIRSVDDLKRRFGPYRRCYIFTQSRMSSEPVIVLHTALTQEISSNIQTLINNDAGFSEFGAQSNGHFEDTSRITTAVFYSITSTQKGLQGIEFGNYLIPRVISELMQEFPRLRHIVSLSPLPGFRDWLVAELGKLKHLNQIGESAHTVLFTAAELKNLAPFYGSAKDTCLDGLHKALKDHSWLKMMDLVQVLKEPLMRLCIRYLYIEKRRGYALNPVANFHLRNGAMVWQLNWMADPSQRGMNAAFGMMVNYRYIPGETEKYSREYIENKLIEISDNVLPYVKALQEISRKDAHKKS